A part of Larimichthys crocea isolate SSNF chromosome VII, L_crocea_2.0, whole genome shotgun sequence genomic DNA contains:
- the LOC113745980 gene encoding mRNA decay activator protein ZFP36L1: MPSDFLTPFLELDEEFCKNFRGLEATDGSPTASQQQRQQHSLRVLGFQRRHSLCPVTLPNSKFNSSSSSSSSSEMTDSPCWGINMASSPQWSRESQLPRSALSHIPFRVDRSVSMIEGNVSSLGGREDKMSNVSPPLLLPPPGLCISNTSLSSAASPSASRPPAPSPHISTRYKTELCRTYEESGTCKYGTKCQFAHGMDELRGLSRHPKYKTEPCRTFHTIGFCPYGARCHFIHNADELLAGNTAAPPQKQKLRPPLLRHSLSFAGFSSSTQTFQPVEESQPSSLLFTRASSVSPSPSSTGSPELLSPLFPEPGALKHCPYPFSGITDLAGDSSDSALRFYAVTDSVSAKCPTSTFTSKNPNLPYHLPQQMPVSFNAPPGLQRCSSADSLSEEGYTSSCSLSSSSSGTESPSFEGRRLPIFSRLSVSDE, encoded by the exons ATGCCCTCCGATTTTCTAACGCCTTTCCTGGAACTGGATGAGGAGTTCTGCAAG AATTTCCGCGGCCTGGAGGCGACAGATGGCTCGCCCACTGCCTCACAGCAGCAACGGCAGCAGCACAGTCTTAGAGTCCTGGGCTTCCAGCGTCGTCATTCTCTCTGCCCCGTGACCCTCCCCAACTCTAagttcaacagcagcagcagcagcagcagcagctctgagatGACAGACTCACCCTGCTGGGGGATCAACATGGCTTCCAGTCCGCAGTGGAGCAGGGAGAGCCAGCTTCCTCGCTCAGCGCTCAGCCACATCCCCTTCAGAGTCGACCGTTCAGTCAGCATGATCGAGGGCAACGTCAGCAGCCTGGGAGGCAGAGAAGACAAAATGTCTAATGTGTCCCCTCCACTGCTGCTCCCTCCACCAGGTCTCTGCATCAGcaacacctctctctcctctgctgcttcccCCTCTGCCTCTAGACCCCCGGCCCCTTCACCTCACATCTCCACTAGGTACAAGACCGAACTCTGTCGCACCTATGAGGAAAGCGGAACCTGCAAGTACGGCACCAAATGCCAGTTCGCCCATGGCATGGATGAGCTGAGAGGCCTCAGCAGGCACCCCAAGTACAAGACAGAGCCGTGCCGCACTTTCCACACGATAGGCTTCTGCCCGTACGGCGCCCGGTGCCACTTCATCCACAACGCTGATGAGCTCCTGGCTGGAAACACTGCGGCGCCTCCTCAGAAACAGAAGCTGAGGCCTCCTCTGCTGCGTCACAGCCTTAGCTTTGCAGGCTTCTCCTCCTCGACACAGACTTTCCAACCAGTTGAGGAGTCACAgccttcttccctcctcttcacCCGGGCCTCCTCTGTCTCCCCGTCTCCATCCTCCACAGGGAGCCCAGagctcctctcccctctcttccctGAGCCAGGGGCGCTGAAGCATTGCCCATACCCCTTCTCTGGCATCACCGACCTGGCAGGAGACAGCAGTGATTCAGCTCTGCGCTTCTACGCTGTGACCGACTCCGTCAGCGCCAAGTGTCCCACCTCTACTTTCACCTCCAAGAACCCAAACCTCCCGTACCACCTCCCCCAGCAGATGCCAGTGTCCTTCAATGCCCCACCTGGCCTTCAGCGCTGCTCCTCAGCTGACTCCCTCTCCGAGGAAGGctacacctcctcctgctccctcaGCTCTTCCTCCAGTGGCACAGAGTCACCAAGCTTTGAAGGCCGGCGCCTGCCCATCTTTAGCCGCCTGTCTGTTTCAGACGAGTAG